A window from Candidatus Delongbacteria bacterium encodes these proteins:
- a CDS encoding phage tail tape measure protein has translation MSMTGFTSAITISVFGTSNLSAFSAASKRLDKFAGSFEQTAERVKKAGLKTALVGLGIAASLAMPILQVGKFQTEVARVGGIAEATAEQVIQIGDAAKYLGARSLFTAQQVAEGQAELASMGLTATQVSTKTGIMADTIAFATGQQVAMADAGALLVGTLNAYQKPLSEATNLSDMFTAAMNKTNLKFADMQESMVNTASTSATFGQSTETNLALLGVLANRNEVGARAGTRLAMTMTKLYTQSNKLKKGLGVEAYDQATGKTRDFIEVFSEMKAKLGGLSDEKKNLLLTDIFGAEGIKVFNILLSSSREELMGLRTSISQSSGAAQEFQQRILETPTGHWKLMKSAVDGVSMQVGSSLMPLVIPLLDAVKNVSEAILGWMEAHPALTKVAVGFLGVLSVGLILGGMLLFVGGGMLHLAGMALRLPAKLGQVALSMGVTNSAAIPLTASLKALALGALKVVAPFALVGLAIWGLVKAWDTNFLGFRDTVEEVWFAIKPVALAIWGALKAMGEGISSVFDATIGRFWAFLTDWYKGAMSGISPILFFAGMVAWGLGFMVGTILRAWNWIKANPIVSGLLFVSLAAFAWPLIASATKAVWSFATQTVAAGARAAWGFLTARVAALRAAAATLWAGRSSLILRAQIVAVAAVTKIWAGIQWLLNAALTANPIGIVVGLLALLTAGIVYAYQHSEWFRNLLGTLWDGFLWGIKTAVKLIFWPITAMKALYQNFASVRDFLDGMWDGFKMGINGVVGLINGLIKTLNLIPGVEIPLVPELKTGTGLGQDVAGAKAGMAGMFRKDEASPASKAAPPSVGAPGPLSAVLGGAPRGGKLAAAAQGGMAAAMPADLTPARPSTGAQPARAITRSQQTTTVDRRIHVAKIEIQAAQGTPATSIKDQMLEALREAAGQEDGMDEVSYAQ, from the coding sequence ATGTCGATGACCGGTTTCACCAGCGCCATCACCATCAGCGTCTTCGGCACGTCGAACCTATCGGCCTTCAGTGCGGCTTCGAAGCGCCTGGACAAGTTCGCCGGGTCCTTTGAACAGACGGCCGAGCGGGTGAAGAAGGCGGGCCTGAAGACGGCCCTGGTGGGCCTGGGCATCGCGGCCAGCCTGGCCATGCCCATCCTGCAGGTGGGCAAGTTCCAGACCGAGGTGGCGCGGGTGGGCGGCATCGCGGAGGCCACGGCCGAACAAGTCATCCAGATCGGGGATGCGGCCAAGTACCTGGGCGCACGCAGTCTTTTCACGGCCCAGCAGGTGGCCGAAGGCCAGGCCGAGCTGGCGTCCATGGGTCTCACGGCCACCCAGGTGTCGACCAAGACGGGCATCATGGCCGACACCATCGCGTTCGCCACGGGCCAGCAGGTGGCCATGGCCGATGCCGGCGCGCTCCTCGTCGGCACGCTGAACGCCTACCAGAAGCCGCTGTCGGAGGCGACGAACCTCAGCGACATGTTCACGGCGGCCATGAACAAGACCAACCTGAAGTTCGCCGACATGCAGGAGTCCATGGTCAACACGGCCTCCACGTCGGCCACCTTCGGGCAGTCGACGGAGACCAACCTGGCCCTCCTGGGCGTCCTGGCCAATCGGAACGAGGTGGGCGCCCGAGCCGGCACGCGCCTGGCCATGACGATGACCAAGCTCTACACCCAATCGAACAAGCTGAAGAAGGGCCTGGGCGTGGAGGCATACGACCAGGCCACGGGCAAGACCCGCGACTTCATCGAGGTCTTCAGCGAGATGAAGGCCAAGCTGGGCGGCTTGTCCGACGAGAAGAAGAACCTGCTCCTGACGGACATCTTCGGCGCCGAGGGCATCAAGGTCTTCAACATCCTCCTCTCCAGCTCGCGCGAGGAGCTGATGGGCCTACGCACGTCCATCAGCCAGTCGTCTGGGGCGGCCCAGGAGTTCCAGCAGCGCATCCTGGAAACGCCCACGGGTCATTGGAAGCTCATGAAGAGCGCCGTGGATGGCGTGTCCATGCAAGTCGGCAGCAGCCTCATGCCGCTGGTCATTCCGCTGCTGGACGCGGTGAAGAACGTCTCCGAGGCCATCCTGGGCTGGATGGAGGCCCACCCGGCGCTGACCAAGGTGGCCGTGGGCTTCCTGGGCGTCCTGTCTGTGGGGCTCATCCTGGGCGGCATGCTGCTCTTCGTGGGCGGCGGCATGCTGCACCTGGCGGGCATGGCCCTGCGCCTGCCGGCCAAGCTGGGCCAGGTCGCGCTGTCCATGGGGGTCACGAACTCGGCGGCCATCCCGCTGACCGCCAGCCTCAAGGCCCTGGCCCTGGGCGCGCTGAAAGTGGTGGCGCCCTTCGCCCTGGTGGGCCTGGCGATCTGGGGCCTGGTGAAGGCCTGGGACACCAACTTCCTGGGCTTCCGCGACACGGTGGAAGAGGTCTGGTTTGCCATCAAGCCCGTGGCCCTGGCCATCTGGGGCGCGCTGAAGGCCATGGGCGAGGGCATTTCCTCCGTGTTCGACGCCACCATCGGCCGCTTCTGGGCCTTCCTGACCGACTGGTACAAGGGGGCGATGAGCGGGATCTCGCCCATCCTCTTTTTCGCCGGCATGGTGGCCTGGGGGCTGGGCTTCATGGTGGGCACGATCCTGCGCGCCTGGAACTGGATCAAGGCCAATCCCATCGTCAGCGGACTGCTCTTCGTTTCGCTGGCCGCCTTCGCCTGGCCGCTCATCGCGAGCGCCACCAAGGCCGTGTGGTCCTTCGCCACCCAAACGGTGGCGGCGGGGGCGCGCGCGGCCTGGGGCTTCCTGACGGCCCGGGTCGCGGCTCTGCGGGCGGCGGCGGCCACGCTGTGGGCCGGGCGCAGCTCGCTCATCCTGCGCGCCCAGATCGTGGCCGTCGCAGCGGTCACGAAGATCTGGGCTGGTATCCAGTGGCTGCTGAACGCGGCCCTGACCGCCAACCCCATCGGCATCGTGGTCGGACTCCTGGCCCTCCTGACGGCGGGCATCGTCTATGCCTACCAGCACAGTGAGTGGTTCCGAAACCTACTGGGCACGCTGTGGGACGGCTTCCTGTGGGGAATCAAGACGGCGGTCAAGCTCATCTTCTGGCCCATCACGGCCATGAAGGCCCTCTACCAGAACTTCGCGTCCGTGCGGGATTTCCTGGACGGGATGTGGGACGGCTTCAAAATGGGGATCAACGGCGTCGTGGGGCTGATCAACGGCCTGATCAAGACGCTGAACCTAATCCCGGGTGTCGAGATCCCACTGGTCCCCGAGCTGAAGACCGGGACTGGTCTTGGTCAGGATGTCGCCGGCGCGAAGGCCGGGATGGCGGGCATGTTCCGCAAGGACGAAGCATCCCCCGCCTCCAAGGCCGCGCCCCCGTCAGTGGGCGCCCCAGGCCCGCTGTCCGCCGTCCTGGGCGGAGCCCCCCGAGGAGGCAAGCTCGCCGCGGCGGCCCAGGGCGGCATGGCTGCCGCCATGCCCGCCGATCTCACCCCGGCCCGGCCATCCACCGGCGCACAGCCTGCCCGGGCCATCACCCGCAGCCAGCAGACGACGACCGTCGACCGGCGCATCCACGTGGCCAAGATCGAAATCCAGGCGGCCCAGGGCACGCCGGCCACCAGCATCAAGGACCAGATGTTGGAGGCCTTGCGCGAGGCCGCTGGCCAGGAGGACGGCATGGACGAGGTGAGCTATGCCCAATAG
- a CDS encoding baseplate J/gp47 family protein — protein sequence MKTFDEILADLLSAVVAKTPFTNLNVGAGLRGILEAVASGIAGLYQLIRTVSGALFVQTAEGTWLDLKAREVGVRRLSAKKARVRLTFGRGTPATQDTLIPAGTIVRSRKDASGRSLRFVTDENVTLANGQTSVVGLATAEEAGSIGNVGPGTIALIVTTVSGIETVINQDVGELSYLVEEGADPESDRALRERAILKWDTLGVGGTRGAYQAWALAVPGVKAAMVLDDAPYGPGTVGLVILGTDGVPTPQLLADVAAYVRPRQPLTAQLTVTGAVVAQIPLSLTIWRFATADETAVDAAVRIALQAYSDGLQLGEGLVRARLVAAVMAVDGVYNVTVDAPTADLPATPIEYLDIDATVATLIHRVKGRSYQEHAQEGGGAIPVIDPIDKTEWSF from the coding sequence ATGAAGACCTTCGATGAGATCCTGGCCGACCTGCTTTCCGCTGTCGTGGCCAAGACTCCCTTCACGAACCTCAACGTGGGCGCCGGCCTGCGAGGCATTCTGGAGGCGGTCGCGTCGGGCATCGCGGGCCTCTACCAGCTCATCCGGACGGTTTCTGGCGCGCTCTTCGTGCAGACGGCCGAGGGCACGTGGCTGGACCTGAAGGCCCGCGAGGTGGGCGTCCGGCGCCTGTCCGCCAAGAAGGCCCGCGTGCGCCTGACCTTCGGTCGCGGCACGCCGGCCACCCAGGACACGCTCATCCCCGCCGGCACCATCGTGCGCAGCCGCAAGGACGCCAGCGGGCGCAGCCTGCGCTTCGTGACGGACGAGAACGTCACCCTGGCCAATGGCCAGACGAGCGTGGTGGGACTGGCCACGGCCGAGGAGGCGGGCTCCATCGGCAACGTGGGCCCGGGCACCATCGCGCTCATCGTGACGACGGTCTCCGGCATCGAGACGGTGATCAACCAGGATGTGGGCGAGCTCTCCTACCTGGTGGAGGAGGGAGCGGACCCCGAGTCCGACCGGGCCCTGCGCGAGCGCGCCATCCTCAAGTGGGACACGCTGGGCGTTGGGGGCACACGGGGCGCCTATCAGGCCTGGGCCCTCGCCGTGCCCGGCGTCAAGGCGGCCATGGTTCTGGACGACGCGCCCTACGGGCCGGGCACGGTGGGGCTGGTCATCCTGGGCACCGACGGCGTGCCCACGCCCCAGCTGCTCGCCGACGTGGCGGCCTACGTGCGACCCCGGCAGCCGCTCACGGCCCAGCTCACCGTGACGGGAGCCGTGGTGGCCCAGATCCCCCTCTCCCTCACCATCTGGCGTTTCGCCACGGCGGACGAGACTGCGGTGGATGCGGCCGTGCGGATCGCCCTGCAGGCCTACTCCGACGGTCTGCAGCTGGGCGAGGGCCTCGTCCGGGCGCGCCTGGTGGCGGCCGTCATGGCCGTGGACGGCGTCTACAACGTGACCGTGGACGCGCCCACCGCCGACCTGCCCGCCACGCCCATCGAGTACCTGGACATCGATGCCACGGTGGCCACGCTGATCCACCGGGTGAAGGGACGCAGCTACCAGGAGCACGCCCAGGAGGGCGGCGGCGCGATACCGGTGATTGACCCCATTGACAAGACCGAGTGGAGCTTCTGA
- a CDS encoding HK97 gp10 family phage protein encodes MLDGVTMLLDKKALEKTQKLLKAFPQVLVKSLSLAVMQIALVVQAQAKQSLTDEGAIDLGALRASLHIVVVGPLTVLVGTPSEYSAPVEYGTKGHFVKVDNIPGLREWLVRHKIQDGAERTYFFVHPKPRPFMAPAWMMGVTLTPKTVEEAVEMAFQTVEKFL; translated from the coding sequence ATGCTCGACGGCGTGACCATGCTGCTGGACAAGAAAGCACTGGAGAAGACCCAAAAGCTCTTAAAGGCCTTTCCCCAGGTCCTGGTGAAGAGTCTGAGTCTGGCCGTCATGCAGATCGCTCTCGTGGTGCAGGCACAGGCCAAGCAGAGCCTGACGGACGAGGGGGCCATCGACCTGGGCGCGCTTCGCGCCTCGCTCCACATCGTCGTGGTGGGGCCGCTCACTGTCCTCGTGGGCACGCCCAGCGAGTACTCGGCGCCCGTGGAGTATGGCACCAAGGGCCACTTCGTGAAGGTGGACAACATCCCGGGCCTGAGGGAGTGGCTGGTGCGCCACAAGATCCAGGACGGGGCGGAGCGGACCTACTTCTTCGTCCATCCGAAGCCCCGGCCCTTCATGGCGCCGGCCTGGATGATGGGCGTGACGCTGACCCCCAAGACCGTCGAGGAGGCCGTGGAGATGGCCTTCCAGACGGTGGAGAAGTTCCTGTGA
- a CDS encoding fibronectin type III domain-containing protein: MATLVQAGLPPGASVLVQDNLRQRADGGRIRPLVARAAVVPTSGILVVEGLPDSNYGLFFTRPELLRHAIPSIDVGDRASFRRAGRRLVPPPVVLVTAGVAGHLVVLAWRIRAGGWNANRYVVEVSNNGGSSWFSVVEVANPDARDITLDTLTQGATYLVRVKAYNADGRCMGPSNSRSVTVGANPAIPVNLDALADGTTYGRVRKTALDAVGQIDLSSVGIKNRGALALLDKVTDKQIEKDAVISTVIMDGAVTQTKIAALAVGTSQLANTCVTSTKIGSGAVGSGQLASTAASLTKVTGGILTGSGSEATLPSGKTFNATAGATKLKSFTSMPLVSQVVDGEWFAVTTGSSKGIYVRVGTVAVNGAGVESGFSS, translated from the coding sequence GTGGCCACCCTGGTCCAAGCGGGGCTGCCCCCGGGGGCCAGCGTGCTGGTGCAGGACAACCTGCGCCAGCGGGCGGATGGTGGACGCATTCGCCCCTTGGTGGCCCGGGCCGCGGTGGTGCCGACCAGCGGCATCCTGGTGGTGGAGGGCCTGCCGGACTCCAACTACGGGCTCTTCTTCACGCGGCCGGAGCTGCTGCGCCATGCCATCCCCTCCATCGACGTGGGCGACCGGGCATCCTTCCGCCGTGCGGGTCGGCGCCTTGTCCCTCCACCCGTGGTGTTGGTCACCGCAGGCGTGGCCGGGCACTTGGTGGTCCTGGCGTGGCGCATCCGCGCGGGCGGCTGGAACGCCAATCGCTACGTGGTGGAAGTGTCGAACAACGGGGGATCCAGCTGGTTTTCCGTGGTGGAGGTGGCGAACCCGGACGCCCGGGACATCACGCTGGACACGCTGACCCAGGGTGCCACCTACCTCGTGCGCGTGAAGGCCTACAACGCCGATGGTCGATGCATGGGCCCTTCCAACAGCCGGTCGGTGACCGTGGGCGCCAATCCCGCCATCCCCGTCAACCTGGATGCCCTGGCCGATGGCACGACCTACGGTCGAGTGCGCAAGACAGCGCTGGACGCTGTTGGGCAAATCGACTTGAGCTCGGTTGGGATCAAGAATCGTGGTGCGCTGGCCTTGTTGGACAAGGTCACCGACAAGCAGATCGAAAAGGATGCAGTCATCAGCACGGTCATCATGGATGGGGCAGTGACCCAGACGAAGATCGCAGCCCTGGCTGTGGGGACGTCGCAGCTGGCCAACACCTGTGTCACTTCCACGAAGATCGGGTCCGGCGCCGTTGGGTCGGGCCAACTCGCCAGCACGGCCGCCAGCCTCACCAAGGTCACCGGCGGAATCCTGACGGGATCCGGAAGCGAGGCCACCCTGCCTAGCGGCAAGACCTTCAATGCCACTGCAGGGGCCACCAAGCTGAAGAGCTTCACGTCCATGCCACTGGTCAGCCAGGTCGTGGATGGGGAGTGGTTTGCCGTCACGACGGGGAGTTCGAAGGGCATCTACGTGCGTGTGGGGACGGTCGCCGTGAATGGTGCCGGCGTGGAAAGTGGTTTCAGTTCCTGA
- a CDS encoding HK97-fold major capsid protein, translating to MKKHATMSEAELQALANLVQQATRTENGLYALAEAVGPVIRMEIERKNIVPLILTEHTLSPGQDAKHSKRRALQAHYIGVGGQPHRQEVNNDQEVVFPVFRVHANPMVDVTDLANGNLGKIEEMQADAAQAIRNKLNAKLVALLSAAAALAPTTNVVTITGGKLTDTGLGQLISKINDLELNARYILLRGSRLIDLKDFNLDTESRREFVEKGVLSRFGGAGLVNTASMNANEVIVIPDMEVGKYDIRTALKVDPQKSGFKVGFLTYHECAMGITRPDLIFKAVITA from the coding sequence GTGAAGAAGCATGCCACGATGAGCGAGGCGGAGCTGCAGGCCCTGGCGAACCTGGTGCAGCAGGCCACCCGCACGGAGAACGGGCTCTATGCGCTGGCCGAGGCCGTGGGCCCGGTCATCCGCATGGAGATCGAGCGCAAGAACATCGTCCCCCTCATCCTGACCGAGCACACGCTGTCGCCCGGCCAGGACGCCAAGCACTCCAAGCGTCGCGCCTTGCAGGCCCACTACATCGGCGTGGGCGGCCAGCCGCACCGCCAGGAGGTCAACAACGACCAGGAGGTGGTTTTCCCGGTTTTCCGCGTCCACGCCAACCCGATGGTGGACGTGACCGACCTGGCCAACGGCAACCTGGGCAAGATCGAGGAGATGCAGGCCGACGCCGCCCAGGCCATCCGCAACAAGCTGAACGCCAAGCTGGTGGCGCTGCTGTCGGCCGCGGCCGCCCTGGCCCCCACCACCAACGTGGTGACCATCACGGGCGGCAAGCTCACCGACACGGGCCTGGGCCAGCTGATCAGCAAGATCAACGACCTGGAGCTGAACGCCCGCTACATCCTGCTGCGCGGCAGCCGCCTCATCGACCTGAAGGACTTCAACCTGGACACCGAGTCCCGGCGCGAGTTCGTCGAGAAGGGCGTGCTGAGCCGCTTCGGCGGGGCGGGCCTGGTGAACACGGCCTCGATGAACGCCAACGAGGTCATCGTCATCCCGGACATGGAGGTCGGCAAGTACGACATCCGCACGGCCCTGAAGGTGGACCCGCAGAAGTCCGGCTTCAAGGTGGGCTTCCTGACCTACCACGAATGCGCGATGGGCATCACCCGTCCCGACCTCATTTTCAAGGCGGTCATCACCGCCTAG
- a CDS encoding phage baseplate assembly protein V, which produces MRRELKTLVEQLRPDLSAYMRLPLRGTVTAVDDQLYTVSVQPDDETLAPLPRCEILAVWATAAARLVILPTVGDAVMVAFEGGDPNRPFVVGFLTGAGTAGKELVLEQGKSRVVIHAEGLVEVESDVKVHVKAPAVHLGTNAAEQVILGNTFQSLFNAHQHIGNKGRPTSTPIVPLSGAELSNTSRTE; this is translated from the coding sequence ATGCGCCGCGAGCTGAAGACCCTGGTGGAGCAGTTGCGGCCGGACCTGTCCGCCTACATGCGCCTGCCCCTGCGCGGGACCGTCACGGCCGTGGACGACCAGCTCTACACGGTCAGCGTCCAGCCGGACGACGAGACCCTGGCGCCCTTGCCCCGCTGCGAGATCCTGGCCGTGTGGGCGACAGCGGCCGCGCGGCTCGTCATCCTGCCCACCGTGGGCGACGCGGTGATGGTGGCCTTTGAGGGCGGGGATCCGAACCGGCCCTTCGTGGTGGGCTTCCTGACCGGCGCCGGGACCGCGGGCAAGGAGCTGGTGCTGGAGCAGGGGAAGTCCCGGGTCGTCATTCACGCGGAAGGGCTGGTGGAGGTCGAGTCGGACGTGAAGGTCCACGTGAAGGCCCCGGCCGTCCACCTGGGCACGAACGCGGCCGAGCAGGTCATCCTGGGTAACACGTTTCAGTCGCTGTTCAACGCGCACCAGCACATCGGGAACAAGGGCCGGCCCACATCGACGCCCATCGTGCCTTTGTCGGGCGCGGAGCTTTCAAACACCTCTCGGACGGAGTAG
- a CDS encoding GPW/gp25 family protein, translated as MSRFQAFDLAFDVDGDVVVAPNGDVAAARDGDVLARDILDRLACLPGELPAHPTWGCRIKSLLGAPDSPRTRMLAQRYLREALEDEPRVEDASISIQPLAAAPEEKVYRIRFAEVGDGRLQEWVWGFGLSGRFTVSQGEIQA; from the coding sequence GTGAGCCGCTTCCAGGCATTCGACCTCGCGTTCGACGTGGACGGCGACGTGGTGGTGGCGCCGAATGGCGACGTGGCGGCCGCCCGGGACGGCGACGTGCTGGCGCGCGACATCCTGGACCGCTTGGCTTGCCTGCCTGGAGAGCTGCCGGCCCATCCCACCTGGGGCTGCCGGATCAAGAGCCTGCTGGGCGCGCCGGACTCCCCGCGCACGCGCATGCTGGCCCAGCGCTACCTGCGCGAGGCCCTGGAGGACGAGCCGCGAGTGGAGGACGCCTCCATCAGCATCCAGCCCTTGGCCGCGGCGCCGGAAGAAAAGGTCTACCGGATCCGCTTCGCCGAGGTGGGGGATGGCCGGCTGCAGGAGTGGGTTTGGGGATTCGGCTTGTCCGGGAGATTCACGGTCAGCCAGGGGGAGATCCAGGCATGA